Proteins encoded together in one Cicer arietinum cultivar CDC Frontier isolate Library 1 chromosome 4, Cicar.CDCFrontier_v2.0, whole genome shotgun sequence window:
- the LOC101491030 gene encoding vacuolar-sorting receptor 1-like — protein sequence MKLRKSSLGLFLGFLLLSLTPSSIAKFVVEKNSLRVTSPDSIKGTYDSAIGNFGIPQYGGSMAGNVLYPKDNRKGCKEFDDSGISFKSKPGALPTFVLLDRGNCFFALKVWNAQKAGASAVLVADDIEEKLITMDTPEEDGSSAKYIENITIPSALIEKKFGEKLKSAISSGDMVNVNLDWREAVPHPDDRVEYELWTNSNDECGVKCDMLMEFVKDFKGAAQILEKGGYTQFTPHYITWYCPQAFTLSKQCKSQCINHGRYCAPDPEQDFSTGYDGKDVVVENLRQLCVYKVANETKKPWVWWDYVTDFQIRCPMKEKKYNKQCADAVIESLGLDIKKIEKCMGDPDADSENPVLKEEQDAQVGKGSRGDVTILPTLVVNSRQYRGKLEKGAVMKAICSGFEETTEPAVCLSSDVETNECLENNGGCWQDKGANVTACKDTFRGRVCECPLVDGVQFKGDGYTTCEASGPGRCKINNGGCWHEARNGHAFSACLDNGGVKCVCPAGFKGDGVKNCEDIDECKDKKACQCPECSCKNTWGSYNCSCSGDLLYIRDHDACISKTASQEGKSAWAAFWVIVIGLVLAASGAYLVYKYRIRSYMDSEIRAIMAQYMPLDSQAEVVNHVNDERA from the exons ATGAAGCTACGAAAATCTTCTCTGGGTTTATTTCTAGGGTTTTTATTACTATCGTTGACGCCGTCTTCAATAGCGAAATTCGTGGTGGAGAAAAACAGCTTGAGGGTAACTTCGCCTGATAGTATCAAAGGAACTTACGATAGCGCGATTGGCAACTTTGGGATACCACAATATGGAGGTAGCATGGCTGGGAACGTTCTTTACCCAAAGGATAATCGAAAGGGTTGTAAAGAGTTTGATGACTCTGGGATTTCCTTCAAATCTAAGCCTGGTGCTCTTCCCACCTTCGTTTTGCTCGATCGAGGAA ATTGCTTCTTTGCTTTGAAGGTATGGAATGCTCAGAAGGCTGGAGCTTCTGCTGTTCTTGTTGCGGATGATATTGAGGAAAAATTAATAACCATGGACACACCTGAAGAGGATGGATCATCTGCAAAATATATAGAGAACATAACAATACCATCGGCTCTCATTGAAAAGAAATTTGGTGAAAAACTAAAGAGTGCCATAAGTAGTGGGGATATGGTCAATGTAAATCTTGACTGGAGAGAGGCTGTCCCTCACCCAGACGATCGTGTGGAGTATGAGCTGTGGACCAACAGCAACGATGAGTGTGGAGTTAAATGTGATATGTTGATGGAATTTGTGAAGGATTTTAAGGGTGCGGCGCAAATATTAGAGAAAGGTGGTTATACTCAGTTTACACCCCATTACATAACTTGGTATTGTCCTCAGGCATTCACGTTAAGTAAGCAGTGCAAGTCTCAGTGCATTAACCATGGAAGATATTGTGCTCCAGATCCTGAGCAGGATTTCAGCACGGGTTATGATGGGAAAGATGTGGTTGTTGAAAATTTGAGGCAGTTGTGTGTTTACAAGGTGGCCAATGAAACCAAAAAGCCTTGGGTGTGGTGGGACTATGTCACTGATTTTCAAATTAGGTGCCCAATGAAGGAGAAAAAATACAATAAGCAATGTGCAGATGCTGTCATCGAATCACTTG GTCTTGATATTAAAAAGATTGAAAAGTGCATGGGAGATCCAGATGCCGATTCTGAAAATCCTGTTTTGAAAGAAGAGCAAGATGCCCAA GTTGGGAAGGGATCACGAGGTGATGTTACCATATTGCCTACTCTAGTTGTCAATAGTCGACAGTATCGAG gAAAATTGGAGAAAGGTGCTGTCATGAAAGCTATTTGTTCTGGTTTTGAAGAAACTACTGAACCAGCTGTTTGTTTGAGCAGTG ATGTGGAGACGAATGAATGCTTGGAGAACAATGGTGGTTGTTGGCAGGATAAAGGAGCTAACGTAACTGCCTGCAAG GATACTTTCCGTGGGCGTGTATGTGAATGCCCCTTGGTAGATGGTGTGCAGTTCAAAGGAGATGGTTATACGACCTGTGAAG CCAGTGGACCTGGACGGTGCAAAATAAACAATGGAGGCTGTTGGCATGAAGCCCGGAATGGACATGCATTTTCTGCTTGTTTG GATAACGGAGGGGTTAAATGCGTGTGTCCTGCAGGGTTTAAAGGCGACGGTGTTAAAAATTGTGAAG ACATTGATGAATGTAAAGATAAAAAAGCTTGTCAGTGCCCTGAATGTAGCTGCAAGAATACCTGGGGCAGCTATAACTGCAGTTGCAGTGGGGATCTTCTGTATATCAGGGACCATGATGCCTGCATAA GTAAAACTGCCAGTCAAGAAGGAAAGTCTGCTTGGGCTGCATTTTGGGTCATTGTAATTGGTTTAGTTCTGGCAGCTTCAGGGGCATACCTTGTCTACAAATATAGAATAAGG TCATATATGGATTCTGAAATAAGGGCAATCATGGCACAGTATATGCCCTTGGACAGCCAAGCAGAAGTTGTAAATCATGTCAACGATGAAAGAGCATGA
- the LOC101491345 gene encoding transcription factor bHLH84-like, which produces MDSSEQTCEEWSSLSGFYTAEEADFMDHLLDNFQVPQYHYGNFNLEIPSTLWPGHQSTIMMNNNTSHFPQNADNSNTDFLSFLQATNSIADTTNIGQEVIGDKNFQAHKVFEQVLLSESVEEGVNNNLENSGKRSRSLMKVQKNNGNVKSRKKLKSSFISNTEEDVSPDLKEQNLSSEDDEFNASQELKAGGSSISKNNSKAQKSKGKSKSNRGSSAIDPQGVYAKRRRERINERLRILQSLVPNGTKVDISTMLEEAVQYVKFLQLQIKLLSSDDLWMYSPIAYNGMNIGL; this is translated from the exons ATGGATTCTTCTGAGCAAACTTGTGAAGAATGGAGTTCTCTAAGTGGATTTTACACAGCTGAGGAAGCTGATTTTATGGACCACTTACTTGATAACTTCCAAGTCCCTCAATACCATTATGGAAATTTCAATTTGGAAATTCCATCTACATTATGGCCTGGACATCAATCTACAATAATGATGAATAATAATACTTCACATTTTCCTCAAAATGCTGATAATAGTAACACtgattttttgagttttttacaAGCAACCAACTCTATTGCTGATACTACCAACATTGGTCAAGAGGTTATTGGTGACAAGAACTTTCAAGCTCACAAGGTTTTTGAACAAGTGTTGCTTTCTGAATCAGTTGAAGAGGGTGTTAACAACAACCTGGAAAATTCAGGAAAAAGATCTAGGAGCTTAATGAAG GTACAAAAGAACAATGGAAATGTTAAATCTAGAAAGAAACTAAAATCTTCTTTCATAAGCAACACTGAAGAGGATGTAAGTCCTGATCTTAAGGAGCAGAACTTGAGCTCAGAGGATGATGAGTTCAATGCTTCACAGGAGCTAAAAGCAGGAGGGTCTTCAATCTCGAAGAACAATTCGAAAGCTCAGAAGTCAAAGGGAAAATCAAAATCTAATAGAGGTTCTTCTGCCATTGATCCACAGGGCGTCTATGCAAAA AGAAGAAGAGAGAGAATAAATGAAAGATTGAGAATCCTACAAAGCCTAGTCCCTAATGGAACTAAG GTGGATATAAGCACCATGCTTGAGGAAGCTGTGCAATATGTGAAGTTTTTACAGCTCCAAATTAAG CTTCTAAGCTCTGATGATCTCTGGATGTATTCTCCCATTGCGTACAATGGAATGAACATTGGCCTATAA
- the LOC101499784 gene encoding uncharacterized protein: MESVHLIAEEWSSLSGQYTTEESDFMSEFLAGNSNYSVCGNGNTNFGMPTSLWPTHESTILTVTETNTNGTYSFDHATNIDSLSMLFCLGDTFQCDQNLSIQINDCIDEGSGLEPVKLVLADNNNLQAKREHEIMVSEENITKNIENPAKRLRSSIEVSKNMRNVSKCKKSDYVNNEEDLQWNGSSNCFSQVDSNVYVELNGGTCNSSLIPKEPQAPSLCKKSRATSGPATDAQSIYARRRRERINERLKILQTLVPNGTKVDISTMLEEAVEYVKFLQLQIKLLSSDDMWMYAPIAYNGMNIGLDLNYTSSTKGRS; encoded by the exons ATGGAATCTGTTCATTTGATTGCTGAAGAATGGAGTTCACTTAGTGGACAGTACACAACTGAGGAATCTGATTTCATGTCTGAGTTTCTTGCTGGTAATAGTAACTATTCTGTCTGTGGAAATGGAAACACCAATTTTGGTATGCCAACTTCTCTTTGGCCTACTCATGAATCCACAATACTCACAGTTACTGAAACCAATACCAATGGAACCTATTCCTTTGATCATGCAACAAACATTGACTCCTTGTCTATGCTTTTTTGCTTAGGAGATACTTTTCAATGTGATCAGAACTTAAGCATACAGATAAATGATTGCATTGATGAAGGGTCAGGTTTAGAGCCAGTGAAACTTGTTCTTGCTGACAACAACAATTTGCAAGCTAAGAGAGAGCATGAAATTATGGTTTCAGAAGAGAATATAACCAAAAACATTGAGAATCCTGCAAAAAGACTTAGAAGCTCAATAGAG GTGTCAAAAAACATGAGGAATGTTAGCAAGTGTAAAAAATCTGATTATGTGAACAATGAAGAGGATCTACAGTGGAATGGCTCTAGCAACTGTTTTTCTCAGGTTGATTCAAATGTTTATGTGGAGCTAAATGGAGGAACATGTAATTCAAGTTTGATTCCAAAAGAACCTCAAGCACctagtttatgtaaaaaatcaAGAGCAACAAGTGGTCCTGCCACTGATGCACAGAGCATTTATGCAAGA AGGAGAAGAGAAAGAATAAATGAAAGGTTGAAAATCTTGCAAACACTTGTGCCAAATGGAACTAAG GTGGATATTAGCACTATGCTTGAGGAAGCTGTGGAATATGTGAAGTTTTTGCAGCTTCAAATTAAG CTTCTGAGCTCTGATGATATGTGGATGTATGCTCCAATTGCTTACAATGGAATGAACATTGGATTAGACCTCAACTATACTTCTTCAACTAAAGGAAGATCATGA